One genomic window of Fusarium verticillioides 7600 chromosome 2, whole genome shotgun sequence includes the following:
- a CDS encoding 2,4-dihydroxyhept-2-ene-1,7-dioic acid aldolase, with protein sequence MEQGNFLRKALQQADGPSMGLWQMVSGANVSRALARVPGVDWVVIDCEHGNIDDSAMHDAVPAVAAAGASPIVRIPGMESWMIKRALDSGAHGILVPLLRTAQEAREIVKAAKFPPQGTRGFGSPYAMERFSPMPTMTEYLQQANSSLLTIVQIETQEALDNLEEIAGIDGVDVLFVGPFDLGNNIGHPIIQSVVKAELREAVGRVLEVSHKFGKKCGIYSTSGTQARQYAEAGFDMIHVATDFTSLQFIMTQEVNIARGIEGTEKGGSY encoded by the exons ATGGAACAAGGAAACTTCTTAAGAAAGGCACTCCAGCAAGCTGATGGGCCGAGCATGGGACTCTGGCAGATGGTGTCTGGCGCGAATGTGTCTCGTGCCCTCGCTCGCGTGCCAGGCGTCGACTGGGTGGTGATCGATTGCGAGCACGGCAACATCGATG ACAGCGCTATGCATGACGCAGTccctgctgttgctgcagctggtgCGTCCCCTATAGTAAGAATTCCCGGTATGGAGTCATGGATGATCAAGA GAGCTTTAGACTCGGGCGCGCATGGA ATCCTGGTACCTTTGCTTCGCACCGCGCAGGAAGCCAGAGAAATCGTCAAAGCGGCCAAGTTCCCTCCTCAGGGCACACGTGGATTTGGCTCTCCTTACGCAATGGAGCGCTTCAGCCCCATGCCGACGATGACGGAGTATCTTCAGCAGGCAAACAGCAGTCTTCTTACTATAGTCCAGATCGAAACCCAGGAGGCCCTCGATAACTTGGAGGAAATCGCAGGTAtcgatggcgtcgatgtCTTATTCGTGGGACCATTCGACTTAG GCAATAACATTGGACATCCTATCATCCAAAGCGTCGTCAAGGCAGAACTGAGAGAGGCGGTTGGGCGTGTGCTCGAGGTTAGCCACAAATTTGGCAAGAAATGTGGAATCTACAGTACATCCGGCACACAAGCGAGGCAATATGCCGAGGCTGGATTCGACATGATCCATGTGGCAACAGACTTTACATCATTGCAATTTATCATGACGCAGGAGGTCAATATTGCTAGAGGAATAGAGGGTACTGAAAAAGGCGGTAGCTATTAA
- a CDS encoding aromatic amino acid aminotransferase I, with the protein MGHSTATTLDSPRGSHVKIGLMRERRATATKIRPGTAAMSDSDMFKLPSTEKPLARRWDTHFSSESNRPPCILKQAAGYVNTPGLISLGGGFPSSEYFPISEIAMRIPSLSQKQILLDSHGSTAQIARIGKYDTASGTSDYDISIAFNYGQATGSPQMMRWVTEHVDLVYNPPYADWAVCLTVGSTGALEQTVRMLCDRFRNDSILTEEYTFATAMETFVPQGIKAFGVKMDEEGLLPSHMDHILETWDEEARGARKPHLLYTVPSGQNPTGATQSFERRREIYSVCQKHNILIIEDEPYYFIQMKPYTGRGTNVADNETVDDFLTSLVPSYLSMDVDGRVLRMDSFSKVLVPGSRMGWITASKEVIQKYLCHAEVANQGPSGISQLIVWKLVDETWGHEGYIKWLIDLKTNYTRRRNALLAACEDYLPTEIVSWTPPAAGMFLWLKLDHTKHPDYRHRSLSNIEEEIFQHSIKQGVLFARGSWFRAEAHKELNELFLRVTFASAAEEEMCAAVQRLSAAIKKSFRIES; encoded by the exons ATGGGCCACTCAACAGCCACGACGCTAGACTCCCCTAGAGGGAGTCATGTCAAGATTGGACTCATGCGTGAAAGGCGAGCTACGGCTACCAAGATACGGCCTGGGACTGCAGCCATGTCCGACAGTGACATGTTCAAATTACCT TCTACTGAAAAGCCTTTAGCCCGAAGATGGGACA CACACTTCAGTAGTGAGAGCAACCGTCCGCCTTGTATTCTCAAACAAGCGGCTGGGTACGTCAACACACCCGGCCTCATCTCCCTTGGGGGCGGGTTTCCTTCTAGCGAATACTTTCCCATCTCTGAGATCGCCATGCGTATACCCAGCCTCTCTCAGAAGCAGATTCTACTGGACTCGCATGGTAGCACCGCCCAGATAGCTCGCATTGGCAAATACGATACCGCGAGCGGCACCTCGGACTACGACATATCCATTGCGTTTAACTACGGTCAGGCAACTGGATCCCCACAGATGATGCGCTGGGTGACAGAGCACGTTGATCTTGTCTATAACCCGCCTTATGCAGATTGGGCTGTATGTCTGACCGTCGGCAGTACGGGGGCTCTGGAGCAGACAGTTCGTATGCTCTGCGACCGGTTCAGGAATGATTCTATCCTCACAGAGGAGTACACATTTGCAACGGCGATGGAGACTTTCGTTCCACAGGGTATAAAGGCCTTTGGAGTCAAGATGGACGAGGAGGGTCTACTACCTAGTCACATGGACCACATTCTGGAAACCTGGGATGAAGAGGCTCGAGGCGCTCGGAAGCCGCATCTTCTTTATACTGTACCATCAGGGCAGAATCCCACTGGTGCGACGCAGAGCTTCGAGCGACGACGTGAAATCTACAGTGTCTGCCAAAAGCacaacattctcatcatcgaagaCGAGCCCTACTATTTCATCCAAATGAAACCCTATACGGGACGGGGGACCAACGTCGCAGATAATGAGACTGTTGATGACTTCTTGACTAGTCTTGTCCCATCGTACCTCAGTATGGACGTTGATGGCAGGGTTCTTCGAATGGACTCATTCTCCAAGGTCTTGGTCCCTGGCTCGAGAATGGGATGGATAACGGCTAGCAAAGAGGTCATACAGAAGTATCTCTGTCACGCTGAAGTGGCAAATCAGGGACCCAGCGGTATATCGCAGCTGATCGTCTGGAAACTGGTGGATGAGACGTGGGGCCATGAGGGTTATATCAAGTGGCTTATTGACCTGAAGACGAACTACACCAGAAGACGCAATGCCTTACTCGCAGCTTGCGAAGATTACCTACCCACTGAAATCGTATCGTGGACGCCTCCGGCTGCGGGCATGTTT CTATGGCTGAAACTGGATCATACTAAACATCCAGACTACCGACATCGCAGCCTGAGCaatatcgaggaggagatcttCCAGCACAGTATCAAGCAGGGAGTCCTTTTTGCTCGGGGCTCGTGGTTCAGAGCCGAGGCGCACAAGGAACTGAATGAGTTATTTCTACGCGTGACGTTTGCGAGCGCggctgaggaggaaatgtGTGCGGCTGTTCAGCGCCTTAGCGCCGCGATTAAAAAGTCATTCCGCATAGAATCATAG
- a CDS encoding 3-oxoacyl-[acyl-carrier protein] reductase, with product MSTPEPLAGKVAIVSGSDSGIGFAIAHELASRGASVAINYPFPSLADNANNKAASLPSRSIAVCADMGTTQGPKTLVEATIQEFGRLDIVVNNVALAVNKPFEEQTLDDWDLLVNVNGRSTFLLTQSSLPHLTRGSGRIVNICSASSRGSPPLQTIYAGTKGMVDSFTKCWAKELPPKYGCTVNAVSPGPTKTKGFLAAGDEAMRILQPTIDATPAGKRMGTPEEIAFAVGFLCDERASWVNGVHLHVNGGLHID from the coding sequence ATGTCGACACCAGAGCCCCTTGCCGGCAAAGTAGCCATTGTCTCAGGTAGCGACAGTGGCATAGGTTTCGCCATTGCCCATGAGCTTGCGTCCCGCGGAGCATCTGTCGCCATCAACTACCCATTCCCTTCTCTAGCAGACAatgccaacaacaaggcAGCGTCTCTACCAAGCAGATCCATCGCTGTTTGCGCCGACATGGGTACAACTCAAGGCCCCAAGACGCTGGTCGAAGCAACTATTCAAGAATTTGGCCGACTAGACATAGTTGTCAATAACGTGGCGCTAGCAGTCAATAAACCCTTTGAGGAACAGACCTTGGATGACTGGGATCTGTTGGTCAATGTCAATGGGCGCAGCACTTTTCTTTTGACACAGAGCAGCCTTCCGCACTTGACGCGAGGAAGTGGACGAATAGTCAACATCTGTTCGGCCAGCTCACGAGGGTCTCCGCCCTTGCAAACCATCTATGCTGGAACCAAGGGCATGGTGGATTCATTTACTAAATGCTGGGCGAAGGAGCTTCCTCCCAAGTACGGTTGCACGGTAAATGCCGTGTCTCCAGGTcctaccaagaccaagggctTTCTGGCTGCTGGCGACGAAGCTATGCGGATCTTGCAGCCTACGATCGATGCTACGCCTGCAGGAAAACGGATGGGTACACCGGAAGAGATTGCGTTTGCTGTGGGGTTTTTATGTGATGAGCGGGCAAGCTGGGTCAATGGTGTGCATTTGCATGTGAACGGAGGACTTCATATCGATTAG